The Rosa rugosa chromosome 1, drRosRugo1.1, whole genome shotgun sequence genomic sequence ATCCGAATGCTCCTCTCTTTGTCCCCGCTGCTTTCCGCCAAGTGGAAGATTTCTCCCCTGAATGGTGGCAACTGGTCACCACCTCTACATGGTACCATGAATATTGGCTCAGTCAGAACCAGGATGAGGATGGTTTCTATGATAATGCTCAGGAAAACTATGACAATGTAGCTGATTTGCTTCCTGAGACCTTTGATCTTGATGCTGGAGAGGACTTCTCTAGTTTTGAAGCAGCTCAGTTTGAAGAGTTCCTCCAGTCGTCTCAAACTGAAGGTAAAAATGGTATGTGAATGGATATCCCAAAGCATTGTAGTTCATTGGACATTGTGTTGAAATTatgttttttaaataaactATTTTACATTGGTGGACTAAAACATTTTGTATTGAACAGCAGGGTTAGATATGAGTGCTGCAGTTCTGAAGAATTTGAAAGCA encodes the following:
- the LOC133724686 gene encoding protein EARLY RESPONSIVE TO DEHYDRATION 15 isoform X1; its protein translation is MALVSGRSTLNPNAPLFVPAAFRQVEDFSPEWWQLVTTSTWYHEYWLSQNQDEDGFYDNAQENYDNVADLLPETFDLDAGEDFSSFEAAQFEEFLQSSQTEGKNAGLDMSAAVLKNLKASEDRRPKLLVEPRKYAEKPAKFVSPKCSPRFIQQPR
- the LOC133724686 gene encoding protein EARLY RESPONSIVE TO DEHYDRATION 15 isoform X2 — its product is MALVSGRSTLNPNAPLFVPAAFRQVEDFSPEWWQLVTTSTWYHEYWLSQNQDEDGFYDNAQENYDNVADLLPETFDLDAGEDFSSFEAAQFEEFLQSSQTEGKNGLDMSAAVLKNLKASEDRRPKLLVEPRKYAEKPAKFVSPKCSPRFIQQPR
- the LOC133724686 gene encoding protein EARLY RESPONSIVE TO DEHYDRATION 15 isoform X4, with the translated sequence MALVSGRSTLNPNAPLFVPAAFRQVEDFSPEWWQLVTTSTWYHEYWLSQNQDEDGFYDNAQENYDNVADLLPETFDLDAGEDFSSFEAAQFEEFLQSSQTEGLDMSAAVLKNLKASEDRRPKLLVEPRKYAEKPAKFVSPKCSPRFIQQPR
- the LOC133724686 gene encoding protein EARLY RESPONSIVE TO DEHYDRATION 15 isoform X3, translated to MALVSGRSTLNPNAPLFVPAAFRQVEDFSPEWWQLVTTSTWYHEYWLSQNQDEDGFYDNAQENYDNVADLLPETFDLDAGEDFSSFEAAQFEEFLQSSQTEAGLDMSAAVLKNLKASEDRRPKLLVEPRKYAEKPAKFVSPKCSPRFIQQPR